CATAAAATGCTACAAGATCACGTAAGAAGGCTTGATCAGTTTCAAATGTACCAGTTTTAAAGTCTGGGTCATTAAGACTTTGAGTATATTTTAATGCCCAATTGGCTTTACGGGTAATTGATGATACTTCTCGATACATATTGAATAATTCACCTTCATCTAGCCCTAAACTTTCAACGATATATTGAAAGGTATGGGTGTGAACAGCTTCTTCAAATGCTTGTCTTAATAAATATTGTCGGCATTCAGGGTTGCTTAAATGGCGATATATAGCCAGTACGATATTATTAGCTACTAATGATTCTGAAGCTGCAAAAAAACCTAAGTTTCTTTTTATCATATGTCTTTCAGACTCGGTTAATCCGTCTTTTGATTTCCATAAAGCTAGATCTGCTTGCATAGATACTTCAGTGGGCATCCAGTGATTATTACAACCAGCTAGATATTTTTCCCAAGCCCAATGATATTTTAAAGGCAGTAACTGATTAACGTCTGCCCTAGCATTTATCATCCGTTTTTCATCAACGGTAACCCGGCCACCAGAAGAGTCAATTTGACCCAAACCAGTGGTATTTACAGATTCGTTTAACATTTTATATACCTTATATAAATGAAGTTATTTTATAAAATATACATCAATAATTCAACAAAAGGCAAGCGTATAATATTGTTCATGAAAGGCTGCTTGATATTATCATAGGTGACACATTTGCTAGATAATAAGTCGCTATCTTGTTGATATATATGTATAATTTAGGTTCTAGCAGTCTATTTCGCAATAAATTTTTTTGTGAGGTATTTATAGTCGGAAGACAAGTAATGTAAGGGTTTTTAAAGAGAATCTTTTATAAATATTTTTATCTATAAAATGTCAGTTTTCTACAGATATTTATTTAAATAATTAGGTGAGGGTGAATTTATATATTTTTAAGATACGACTGAACCATGAAGTTAATAACTATGATATCGTCAAAAGCTTATGACTATATAATATTTATCAATGCAAATAATCTTAATGATAAAAAAATAACCTTAATTATATAGTTACCCTGAGGAGATGCATATATAATTAAGGTATTTAAAAAATTTAATAGATAATGATTAATCGAATCAGAATCTTTATAATATTATTGACAGGCTTCGCAATCCTGATCATCAATAGAACAGCTAGTATAAGTTGTACTATTATTTATAGACACTGCGTTTAATCTACCATCTGTACCTTTAAGGGTAGATTTTTCTACATGAGTTGCAGACATAGAACGTAAGTAATATGTTGTTTTTAAACCTTTTTGCCAAGCACTTCTATATAAAGCATCTAACAATTTTCCTGATGGATTTTTGATGTAAAGATTTAAAGATTGCCCTTGATCTATCCATTTTTGTCGTCTAACAGCACATTCAAGTAACCAGCTATAATCTACTTCAAAAGCAGTAGCATATAGTTTTTTGAGTTCGTCAGGAATTCTTTCAATTTGTCCTAGTGAGCCATCGTAATATTTAAGATCTGAAACCATGGCTTTATCCCATAAATTTAATTTTTTTAGATCTCTAACTAAATAGGAATTAACAATAGTAAAATCACCGGACATATTAGATTTAACAAATAAATTTTGGTAAGATGGTTCAATAGACTGAGATACACCACAAATATTTGATATAGTAGCGGTTGGCGCAATCGCCATCAGATTAGAATTTCTAATAGCTTTTTTTGCTCTTTCACGTAAAATATTCCAATCGAACCTAGCTGAACGATCTATTACTAGAGTTTCACGATTTTCAGCTAATAAATCTATAGAATCAATTGGTAAAATTCCTTGCGACCATAACGATCCTGGAAAGCTCTTATATGCACCTCTTTCATCGGCTAAATCACAAGAAGCTGAGATAGCATAATAACTGATAGCTTCCATACTTTCATCTGCAAATTCTACTGCTTTTTCATCTGCGTAAGGTATACGTAAAATATGTAAGGCATCTTGGAAGCCCATTAAACCTAATCCTACTGGTCTATGAGCTTCATTCGATTTGCGAGTTTCTGGAATAGTATAAAAGTTAATGTCTATAACATTATCTAGCATCCGCATTGCAGTTTTAACGGTATTTTTTAGATGGTCATGATCTAGACCTTTTTCAGTAATATGATTAACTAAATTAATAGAGCCCAAATTACAGACGGCTACTTCATCTTTATTAGAATTAAGAGTAATTTCTGTACAAAGATTAGACGAATGAACTACTCCAACATGCTGCTGTGGCGAACGGAGATTACATGGATCTTTAAAAGTCATCCATGGGTGTCCAGTTTCAAAAAGCATAGTTAACATTTTACGCCAAAGATCAATAGCTTTAATTTTTTTATATAATTTTATTTCGCCTCTATCAGCTTTTTGTTCATATTCTATATAGGCTTTCTTGAATTTTAAACCATATAAATCATGTAAATCAGGAACCTCATCAGGAGAAAATAAGGTCCATTCTTCATTATTGATCATTCTTTCCATAAATAAATCAGGAATCCAGTTAGCCGTATTCATATCG
The Bartonella sp. DGB1 genome window above contains:
- a CDS encoding ribonucleotide-diphosphate reductase subunit beta, whose translation is MLNESVNTTGLGQIDSSGGRVTVDEKRMINARADVNQLLPLKYHWAWEKYLAGCNNHWMPTEVSMQADLALWKSKDGLTESERHMIKRNLGFFAASESLVANNIVLAIYRHLSNPECRQYLLRQAFEEAVHTHTFQYIVESLGLDEGELFNMYREVSSITRKANWALKYTQSLNDPDFKTGTFETDQAFLRDLVAFYVIFEGIWFYTGFVQILSLGRRSKMVGIAEQYQYILRDESIHLNFGIDVINQIKIENPHLWTAEFQQEVQKMLREATELEIEYGKDTMAKGLLGLNIELCEKYLQFIANRRCGQLGLDPVFDEVENPFPWMSETMDLKKEKNFFETRVIEYQNGGALSWD
- a CDS encoding ribonucleoside-diphosphate reductase subunit alpha — its product is MAEVKLNNLSNSVTTDKLDQLNNQISAFKVIRRNKSLTDFDSKKITLALTKAFLAVEGENLSGSQKLFDITQDLTDQIMNSLMRRPHANGILHIEEIQDLVELILMRNEYHQVARAYVLYREQRAKDRKDKHDTKSYKINVKNADGTLTPWDELRFLTLINEACWGLDFVSSQDILTESRKNLYDGITADELSLAPILAARTLIEVEPNYSFVCARLLLDKLRQEALSLVTGKNEQSTHSQMQQRYITYFPEFIAMGIKEGILSPELATFNLDIISNALKADRDLQFQYLGLQTLYDRYFLHSDGKRYELPQAFFMRIAMGLSIKEKNREEKAIEFYNLLSSFDFMSSTPTLFNAGTLRPQLSSCFLTTISDDLDDIFKCIKDNALLSKYAGGLGNDWTPVRGLGAHIKGTNGKSQGVVPFLKVANDTAVAVNQGGKRKGAVCAYLETWHIDIESFLDLRKNTGDDRRRTHDMNTANWIPDLFMERMINNEEWTLFSPDEVPDLHDLYGLKFKKAYIEYEQKADRGEIKLYKKIKAIDLWRKMLTMLFETGHPWMTFKDPCNLRSPQQHVGVVHSSNLCTEITLNSNKDEVAVCNLGSINLVNHITEKGLDHDHLKNTVKTAMRMLDNVIDINFYTIPETRKSNEAHRPVGLGLMGFQDALHILRIPYADEKAVEFADESMEAISYYAISASCDLADERGAYKSFPGSLWSQGILPIDSIDLLAENRETLVIDRSARFDWNILRERAKKAIRNSNLMAIAPTATISNICGVSQSIEPSYQNLFVKSNMSGDFTIVNSYLVRDLKKLNLWDKAMVSDLKYYDGSLGQIERIPDELKKLYATAFEVDYSWLLECAVRRQKWIDQGQSLNLYIKNPSGKLLDALYRSAWQKGLKTTYYLRSMSATHVEKSTLKGTDGRLNAVSINNSTTYTSCSIDDQDCEACQ